The DNA segment AAGGCTGCAATCAAGTCGAACTATTTGGATCTTACGAATCTACTTCAAGTTTGGAAATAACGTATTTGATCCTTATTCCCTAAACTTAAATTGAGATggacaaatataaaaattatatatatgtaatatttttaaAGGGTGTTGCTGATGGTCTACCGAGAGAGCTTAAGTCTAATGATATATATgttttgaattatatatatatattataattatcttagtatcaaaattaaTGCTTATAGATTTCACACGTGGAGGCCCGGAAGTGGATTCGAGGTTAGCATATTCTTCAGATGGCATCCTTGCATTCATCGGGATCCACACAACTCCACGAAGGTACGACTGCGCTGTGTACCACACCAtctgagaggaagagaaggtcaaAAAGGTCAGCACCCGCCGCTCTGGTTTTGGAGTGGCGTTCTGCTAACTCCTTGTATGCAGCTAATTCCACAATCCTTTCTTTGGATCAGACCATGGCGCTTCCTGTCTCCTTCCTTCCTTGGTGAAGTTGCTTCGTCTCGTTGGAAGCAGTGAGAACCAGATAAAGTTGCGGTTTTTGGAGGTATCCACCCAAGTTTTTGTGGTCGGAGTTGAAGGGCGTGCTGGGGGCGGGTTCGGCTTTATTTGCTGCCCTTTGCTGCACGCTAAAGGGCGGATTTCCTGTGCCCTTTGATCTGGTTTCTCCGTTtaagaggcggaggaggagcgagggggagtgggagtgggagtgggagtgaAGGAAAGGTGAGAACTTGGTGGGCGAGATGTCACGGGATTCGCTGGAGAGGCATGCGTCCATCGACGCGCAGCTGAGGCTTCTGGCGCCGGGGAAGGTCTCCGAGGACGATAAGTTGGTGGAGTACGATGCGCTGCTCGTCGATCGCTTCCTCGACATCCTCCAGTGCTTGCACGGCGAAGATCTCCGGGAAACGGTACGATTTCCTATGCTATTGCTTCATTGTGCTGTGCTATCTTTTGCGTCTTTTTCGTCAAATTTTGGGATGGACAAAGTGCTGAAACTTATTAGACCTCACACTATACAATATCCACGTTATGTGAAGCTTCGGTGAATCCAATTAGGTTGATCTCTTGCTTGTTCTGATTGTATTGATGCGCAATGAAAGAGTATTGATGCTTCAGACATGTCATTTACTTTCCAGGTTCAAGAGTGCTATGAGATATCCGCAAAGTATGAAGGGACAGGTGACCCGAGTAAGCTGGATGAGCTGGGGAATGTTCTGATGAGTCTCGATCCTGGGGACTCTATCTTGGTTGCCAGCTCCTTCTCCCATATGCTTAACCTGGGCAATTTGGCCGAGGAGGTCCAGATTGCTTACCGCAGGAGGAACAGGCTGAAGAAGGGAGACTTTGTTGATGAGAATAATGCGACCACCGAATCCGACATCGAAGAGACGCTTAAAAGGCTCGTGGAGCAGCTTCATAAGTCACCATTGGAGGTCTTTGATGCTCTGAAGAACCAGACAGTTGATCTGGTTCTAACTGCACATCCAACACAGTCAATTCGAAGATCACTGCTCCAGAAACATTCCAGGTTCAATGACAAACTCTAAGCTACGCTAAGTCAATGGGCTTATTTGACAATATGCCTGACACAATTTTCTATAGCAAACCCGTGTCTTCTGAAAATTCCTGACATTTCACTTTTACTGTGCTTCTCCAACATTCTCCTCTTTTGCCATCTGAAAAGTTCAGTGCATGAGTTTGTTGCATTGGTCACAAAACTGTATGGATTCATTCATGCGTTTGGATTAGACCATGGAGTTGGTGCTAAAATTTGCAAAAAGCCTTCTTAGTGGTGTAACTGTTTTTATAGTGTTCTCAACTATCCTTTCTTACAATTTTTGGAATGTTCTTCAGGATAAGGAATTGCATGACAGAGTTGACAGCCAAGGATATTACTCCTGATGATCAGCATGAACTTGATGAATCTCTTCAGAGAGAGGTAAACCAATTGGTTTACTTTTTCATTACTATTTTGAATCTGTCATCACTTGGAGAAGGATGAAGTCTAAAATATACAAAATAAGTTTAAATTGATTTCTTTACTTATTTTCTTCTTTCTACCATCAATAAATTTAGGTGTGTTACTGCTAAATGGGCTTATTGCTacagttttccttttctttctctttgcaGATTCAAGCTGCATTTCGAACTGATGAAATCCGAAGAACACCTCCCACTCCACAAGATGAGATGCGTGCAGGAATGAGTTATTTCCATGAAACGATATGGAAAGGTGTACCAAAATTCTTACGTCGTGTTGATACCGCTCTGAAGAACATTGGAATAAATGAGCGTGTTCCTTATAATGCTCCTCTCATTCAGTTCTCCTCCTGGATGGGTGGAGATCGAGATGGTAAGAAATGTTCTGGGGGATATCTGCTCAAATTTGTGATTGTCTTGGCCAGAATCTCTTTGAATGGTTTTACTGAACTACGTACATGATCATCCACAATATATAATTTCAGTAGTGAGAGAAAGTATCGGTACAGGAATTTAATTGTGTTCTAGGTACCTACTAATACTTCTATGCAGGTAATCCCAGAGTCACTCCGGAGGTCACAAGGGATGTATGCTTGTTGGCTAGAATGATAGCTGCAAGTTTGTACTATTCTCAGATAGAAGATTTGATGTTTGAGGTACCGTGAAGTATAATTCATCCAGTCTGTATGTAAATTCTCTCTATACTcgaggagatttttttttttaatttgtcatTTTCTGATATTTTAATATCAATTTATAGTTATCAATGTGGCGCTGCACCACTGAACTTCAAGAACGAGCAAATGAACTTCACCAGTTGACAAAAAAAGATGCAAAGCACTATATAGGTATACTCAGTATTCTCCGAGTTGAAAATTGATGTGGTTTATGGATCACATAGATCATCATTCCCTTATTCTTGGTGATTAATTACTTTCTCTCGGAATTGAACCCAGTTTTTCTTGGGTGTCATATCATGACAACCTGTTGTTTCTATGGGAAATACTGTTATTGGGTCCTGTAAGTTTAATGTCTCACTGCTTCACCGACCATGGCATAGAGAACTATCTGTTGCTGCTTGTTAGTTTGAGTCTCTTTTTCTGTTGCTGCATGTtagtttaattttattatttaaatcatAGAAGTGATCCATTCTCAGTACTATTTAAATCATATTCTTATTTCTGTGCCTTTTCTTTGTTAACATTTTGTTTGAATTTGTTAGCACTTATACCTTAAGTAATTTCTTTCTTCACTTGTGTTTTTAAGACAAGACAACATTTTAGCTTTCCTATTCAGTCTTGGTAAAAAAAGAGGCAGGTTGTCTGCACTTTAGTTGTTAGAACCATTTCTAATTTCATCCTTCTGTATCACTAGCCAAAAAGGTTCTCTAGGCTCTACATCTCTTTATATTTAAAGAAGCATGCTTTGCAATGACGATTATTGTTTCGTGCTAAAACCCTTTTGGGATGACACATTATCATGCCACACTAGTTGGTATTTCAGTACATTTTGGCATATGTACCACTCTGTGCTGATCAACATCACAATCCTTGTTGCCAAGTTTCATGATAACATTATGGGCTAATGGACAATTTAGTTAAGATGCATCTTTTACATTTCTTCTTGTCACATCCTTTGTATACCGTGAcacttttgtttacagaattttaTGCACCGTATAATTACTCAAGTAAACTAACTTGTATGTTTCATATTTAGCTGTATTTTATATTTATCAACTTAAATTCATCTGTATGCCTCTCTCCACAATCTACAAGATCCTGAAAACAAATTGCTCTCGACAGCTTGTTTCTTCTTTCTGCTCCCATCCTCTGTAACCTTCTACAGTTAAAACCTGACTTTGTTCTTAAGGTTAGGAACTTGACAAGAAAGCTAACATTACTGCTTCATGAAACCTAAATAAATTCCAGTTGCCAGATCTGTACTTTAAAAGGATCTATATATTTCATAGCTTGTTGCATCTAAGTAATATTTCATAGTTTGCCTGTGCACTTTCATACTGTTGCCATGAATCATCACTAGCTTAACCTTGGTGGAAGCCTCTTCTAATTTACTGTTGCTTACAATTACCAAATTACCCCTTATTGAACATTGAATTCATGCATTTTTGTAATATCTCCTATCTCTCCTAGGACCTATggatcctaattctcttctttgtCATTATTGCCCCCACTCTGGTTTCCACCACCATCAAATCTTTTATGATACTCTGATTGTAGTGATATTGTGCAAAATTGTGCAGGGTTATATGGGTGTTTTACTTTTTTATGTGATGTCTGCTCAATTATTGAACTTTATTTGGCCTATGGAAACACATTTGGATAAGCTTTAGTTGTTCTGTTCTGACAATGTTATTCCTGAATACAGAATTCTGGAAACGAATCCCTCCAAATGAGCCATATCGTGTTATTCTTGGTGATGTGAGGGATAAGCTGTATAATACACGCGAACGTTCGCGCCATCTTTTGACAAATGGATTTTCAGACATACCTGAGGAATCAATTTTCACCGATGTTGAGCAGGTTGTTATCCGTCAACTCTTTTGCTTTATTTCAAGCATTGTAGGTGCAGAAAGAAAAACCAGTACTTATATAACCATCTAGATTTGAGTTGAGTACTTTATTTATGTACTATTTAGGTACGAGAGAAAGGTCTAAACTGGTGTCACTTACTTTTCACAATCTTGCTATAACTATGTTAAAGAAAGACTTTGTGTCTTCAACTCTCTGCAATTTTAATCAAGCAAGATGGTTATTCTTactaatattttatactattttatgGGTGAGGGCCTTGATGCATAAAGTTGATCCTCTTTGATGTGGGCATCATAGGCTCGAAATATGAAAATAGCCACTCGTGGAGATAAGTCTGTGTATTCTCATCCCTTTTCGGATCTTTCATTGGTGGATACTTGTGCAGTCggctgttttcttttctttcagaACATCTATCTCTTGTTTTTCACAAATGATGATATGTTAAATGACACGCATGCATGTTTAAGGGTTTCTTCTTTATTTATGCATGTAAATCTATGGTTcttatatcaaatcatcattgtaTTACCTACTCAATATCAtaatttgtttcttttttgtaGCTTCTGGAACCCCTTGAGCTGTGTTACAGGTCACTTTGCTCTTGTGGTGATAGAACTATTGCTGATGGAAGCCTTCTTGACTTCTTGCGCCAAGTATCTACATTTGGCCTTTGTCTTGTTAGACTTGATATCAGGCAAGAATCTGATAGGCACACTGATGTTCTTGATGCTATCACAAATCATCTTGGAATTGGGTCGTATCATGAGTGGCCTGAAGTAAAACGTCAGGAATGGTTGTTATATGAACTCAGAGGCAAGCGCCCTCTTTTTGGTCCTGACCTTCCACAAACAGAGGAAATTGCTGATGTTTTGCAGACGTTCCATGTCATAGCAGAACTTCCTTCCGATAGTTTTGGAGCCTACATCATCTCAATGGCTACTGTTCCATCAGATGTGCTTGCAGTGGAGCTCCTGCAACGTGAATGTCATGTGAAGAAACCACTGAGAGTTGTGCCACTATTTGAAAAACTTGCAGATCTTGAGGCAGCGCCTGCTGCTTTAGCTCGATTGTTTTCAATAGACTGGTATATGAACAGGATTGATGGAAAGCAGGAGGTTATGATTGGTTATTCTGATTCTGGGAAGGATGCTGGTCGTCTTTCTGCAGCTTGGCAATTATATAAAGCTCAAGAAGAGCTTGTGCAGGTTGCTAAGCAATATGGCATTAAGTTGACAATGTTTCATGGACGAGGTGGGACTGTCGGAAGAGGAGGTGGTCCTACACATCTTGCTTTACTCTCTCAGCCACCAGAAACAATTAATGGATCACTTCGTGTGACAGTTCAAGGTGAAGTAATTGAGCAATCATTCGGTGAGGAGCATTTATGCTTTAGAACACTTCAACGTTTCACTGCAGCAACTCTCGAGCATGGAATGCACCCTCCGATTTCACCGAAGCCAGAGTGGCGTGCGCTGATGGATGAGATGGCTGTGGTGGCCACAGAAGAGTACAGGGCAATAGTTTTCAAGGAACCACGTTTTGTTGAATACTTCCGACTGGTAAGTAGCCTTCCTGATTTTTTACTTGATTTTTCCATATAGTGTTGTTCATTCTGTACCATTCCTGTGGttctgaaatatgattggtaatcCTGGAAAGATGTTGTAGACAACTGCTAGAAGTGTTGTCCCAGTTCTCGTTTGACAGTGTTAATTTGGTCATGATATTTATTGCTGCTTTTGCTTGATTAATTAAGGTCACAAGTCGTGGTTTTAGTCATTCTTGTATCTGGTTATTTGGTCTATCATGTAACTAACGTATTATGCATTCCTCATCATGTCTTGAACTAGTAAGTTAGTGCTGCATGATTTCACATGAAAACAGCGAATATTGGCATCAAGATAATAAGTCTTTCTCCTTATAATTTGCAGGCCACACCTGAAACAGAATATGGTAGGATGAACATCGGCAGTCGGCCATCAAAAAGGAAGCCTAGTGGGGGGATAGAATCTCTTCGTGCAATTCCATGGATATTTGCTTGGACTCAGACAAGGTTTCACCTTCCCGTGTGGCTGGGCTTTGGTGCAGCGTTCAAGCATGTCATGGACAAGGATATCAGAAATCTTCAGACACTAAGGGAGATGTACAAGGAGTGGCCCTTCTTCAGAGTCACAATAGATTTGGTTGAGATGGTCTTTGCAAAGGGAGATCCAGGGATAGCTGCCTTATATGACAAATTACTTGTTTCTGATGAGTTATGGCCATTCGGGGAGCGACTGAGAGCCAACTATGAAGAGACAAAACACCTTCTTCTTCAGGTGAACTCTGCTTAATTTTTATGCAGTTCATTCTTGATTTGTTGTATCAACACCATGCAAATTTTTTCTGTCATGAGGCATGACTGTGCGAACTTTTATAGGTTGCTGGTCACAGGGATCTTCTTGAAGGTGATCCTTATCTGAAACAACGTTTACGGCTGCGCCATGCTTACATAACAACTCTAAATGTCTGTCAAGCTTATACATTGAAGCGGATGAGGGATCCCAACTTCCACGAAAATGTGAAGGCCAAGGATATCGAGTCAAATGATTCGGCATCAGATCTCGTGAAGCTGAATCCAACTAGTGAGTACGCGCCGGGCCTGGAAGACACTCTCATCTTGACAATGAAGGGCATTGCTGCTGGCATGAGGAACACCGGTTAGATGTGTCCTTTGCTATCCTTTCCAGTATCATGTGCTTGTGCTGACTTTTTATTGATGTTGAAGAGTCCAACAGTTGGTTTACAAACTGTTTGTAACTTTACGTATCTATTCACTTCGCTTGTCGTCGTGCAAACCGGTCATAGTTtatgggttaattatatattatctccttAGTTAACTACTTTTAATGTCACGATCGTTACACTTTTAAAAGTTGTATTGACATTATCATAGTtacaaaagtgaaacatctagatcCATTTACTCTAACGATATTAGTTTTAACAttgaaaacttaaaaataaagggtaaaaagataattttaacgttcgaTAGCGAACAATGATGTTGTTGGCATAATTGCCTAACCACCTCTGACGATGATAAAGTCCACTCTCACAGTGACGCCACCTGCCTCCACGAGGAGCGCATCATCGATCCCATCATCGCCCcccgccccccgccccccccACATCGCTTTGCATCTACATTGATACCGACGCAATTGTTGAGCGACAACTGCATCGACGTTGATACAGATGGTGGTCGCTATTGTGGCGTCTACAGTGAAGATGGTGGCTACCTTGTTTTTGACCCATTGGGTGGATCCCAACCTTGACCTAAAGTTGGGGTCGTCAAAGCTCCTGTCGCTCACCTCGCTGTCGCGTTAGTTCTAACAATATCTCTCGTTGAGCGACCTTTTCGCTCTATATCTACATTAGCATTgacgcagatgcagagcgacACAATTAATGTAGATGTAGAGCAAAAAGATCACTTGGCACGAAGTGATGCTTGAATTGACGCGACAGCGGGGTGAGCAATAGGAGCTTCAATGACCCCAACTTCGGGTTAAGGCTGGGATACGCCCGATGGGTCAGCAACAAGGCAACCACCATCTTCATCGTAAACGTCGCGACGACCACCACCATTTATGTCAATGCAACATAGTTGCCAAGCGGCAACTGCGTTAGCATTGACGCAAATGTAAAGCGGCAAAGAGCGGGCAACGATGAGGTCAGCGGAGCACTCATAGAGGCAAGTGGCATCGCAATGAGAGCAGACCTTAACATTGTCGGAGACAACCTAGCAACTACATTAACGTTGATACCAACAATGTCATTTGCTAccgaacattaaaatttttttttattttttatatttatatttctgtTAGTAAAACTGACATCGTCATGATAAATAGGCATAGAtatttttacttttataattataaaaatattaatataattttttaaaatataagaatcgaaATATTAAAGTTAACTCAATATCTAATTGGTTCTAATTTATGAATGCTTCTATTGTACTTCTTGAGTGTACCCATTTATGGATCTCTGACTTGTGTTGCTTTCGAGGAGTTAGAACAGTTGGGTTGGAAGCAGTTGATAGTGTGTTGTTGCACTCGAATCTCATAGTCAAAGATCGACACCACTCGTCCACGTGACGCTCCGATACATAAAGCAAAAGATTCGTGCTCATCGCCCCACGTAGTCCTTCGATGCGACGACCCACCTACTTCCCGGATCCCCTATCCAACATCCCTTAATCGCCGGCCACACGTGGCGCCGTTTCAGCGGTACATCGCCGTTGCCCGCCGGAGGTGCGCCATAAGATCCGGTAAGGCGGCGTCGGAGCCTTTTCTTCCGACCAGCGAACGCCTCGCCATGCCGTCTAATTACGCGGCGCGGTTCGATCGCTGGGTTCTGGTGCTTCATGTCGTGCTTCTCACACTTGTATGTTGGACTGAGTACCTGCACGTACGTAGATCTTCCAAGCAGCCATGGAGGAGTAAAACAAGCTCAAGCGAGCGAGATCAGCGTGCGTGGCAGCTTCTGAtgattttttcttgattctttgataagGTTGGAATCGTGACTCGGTGAGGTATCTCCTTTTTTTGAACTTTAAAGCTTTCCTTCCTTTTCCTTCGCTTTATGGTCTTGTCTGCCCCTCAACCAGCTCTATACATACCAGCAGTGTAGAGGCTACTGTGCACGCAGATCCACTCGACTGTTCCAAATCGTACCCTTCCAAGTTCTAAAGATGACGGTGAGCTTCCATGACTTGCGTCTCATTTCTTCTGCTTTCGATGACTTTGGCTTTGCTTGATGAACAGATCGTCGAGATGTGTGTACACATGGACTGCTCGGGGTGCGAGAACAAGATACGAAAAGCCCTCTCCAAGCTACAAGGTAGGAGAACTGGCGCTAACCATTCTTAACGCATCGAGTTCATGGCTCGTGTGAGATGGTCATGTTGCAAGCTTGATGTGTTGCAGGGGTGGACAGCGTAGACATAGACATGGTGAGGCAGAAGGTGACGGTGACCGGGTGGGTGGACCAGAAGAAGGTCCTGAAGGCGGTGAGGAAGACGGGGCGAAGGGCGGTGCTGTGGCCGTATCCTCTGGACGCGGAGCACAACGTCTACACGCAGGGATGCTACCATCTGCAGCACCCGACGCCGGCTCACCGTCTGCTCTTCGACGCCGAACCACACTCTTACAACTACTACAAGCACGGGTACGACGACTCCACCTTGCATGGCTACTACCAGCAACCAGCGCACACCCATATCATCGAGGAGGAAGCCCGCGTTCGCTTCAGCGACGACAACCCTAATGCTTGCTCGATCATGTAGCTCATGCATGTGTCACACAGGACAGAGTAAGAGAGGAATTAGTTAAGATGGTACGAGCATAGGagattaaataattaatattaatagcaCTGAAGAATATTACTAGAAAGTATAGATTGCTTTGTTGAGAGCTATCTTCTTGTGGTTGTTCTCCGAATGTCAATTGTATACGTATATTATGTGCTTTGGAGAGTAGCACTGTTCATGTATCTTTATTTCATGGATCACTACTTGTACAACAAACAAACAAGTGGCTGTTATCGCTATTATGGTAACTTGAGACGGCGGTGAGGATATCACAATCCAATCGTGACATTAGAACCGGACTTCC comes from the Musa acuminata AAA Group cultivar baxijiao chromosome BXJ1-10, Cavendish_Baxijiao_AAA, whole genome shotgun sequence genome and includes:
- the LOC135596193 gene encoding heavy metal-associated isoprenylated plant protein 28-like isoform X1, with amino-acid sequence MTCVSFLLLSMTLALLDEQIVEMCVHMDCSGCENKIRKALSKLQGVDSVDIDMVRQKVTVTGWVDQKKVLKAVRKTGRRAVLWPYPLDAEHNVYTQGCYHLQHPTPAHRLLFDAEPHSYNYYKHGYDDSTLHGYYQQPAHTHIIEEEARVRFSDDNPNACSIM
- the LOC103969201 gene encoding phosphoenolpyruvate carboxylase 2 is translated as MSRDSLERHASIDAQLRLLAPGKVSEDDKLVEYDALLVDRFLDILQCLHGEDLRETVQECYEISAKYEGTGDPSKLDELGNVLMSLDPGDSILVASSFSHMLNLGNLAEEVQIAYRRRNRLKKGDFVDENNATTESDIEETLKRLVEQLHKSPLEVFDALKNQTVDLVLTAHPTQSIRRSLLQKHSRIRNCMTELTAKDITPDDQHELDESLQREIQAAFRTDEIRRTPPTPQDEMRAGMSYFHETIWKGVPKFLRRVDTALKNIGINERVPYNAPLIQFSSWMGGDRDGNPRVTPEVTRDVCLLARMIAASLYYSQIEDLMFELSMWRCTTELQERANELHQLTKKDAKHYIEFWKRIPPNEPYRVILGDVRDKLYNTRERSRHLLTNGFSDIPEESIFTDVEQLLEPLELCYRSLCSCGDRTIADGSLLDFLRQVSTFGLCLVRLDIRQESDRHTDVLDAITNHLGIGSYHEWPEVKRQEWLLYELRGKRPLFGPDLPQTEEIADVLQTFHVIAELPSDSFGAYIISMATVPSDVLAVELLQRECHVKKPLRVVPLFEKLADLEAAPAALARLFSIDWYMNRIDGKQEVMIGYSDSGKDAGRLSAAWQLYKAQEELVQVAKQYGIKLTMFHGRGGTVGRGGGPTHLALLSQPPETINGSLRVTVQGEVIEQSFGEEHLCFRTLQRFTAATLEHGMHPPISPKPEWRALMDEMAVVATEEYRAIVFKEPRFVEYFRLATPETEYGRMNIGSRPSKRKPSGGIESLRAIPWIFAWTQTRFHLPVWLGFGAAFKHVMDKDIRNLQTLREMYKEWPFFRVTIDLVEMVFAKGDPGIAALYDKLLVSDELWPFGERLRANYEETKHLLLQVAGHRDLLEGDPYLKQRLRLRHAYITTLNVCQAYTLKRMRDPNFHENVKAKDIESNDSASDLVKLNPTSEYAPGLEDTLILTMKGIAAGMRNTG
- the LOC135596193 gene encoding heavy metal-associated isoprenylated plant protein 28-like isoform X2; the protein is MTIVEMCVHMDCSGCENKIRKALSKLQGVDSVDIDMVRQKVTVTGWVDQKKVLKAVRKTGRRAVLWPYPLDAEHNVYTQGCYHLQHPTPAHRLLFDAEPHSYNYYKHGYDDSTLHGYYQQPAHTHIIEEEARVRFSDDNPNACSIM